A genomic stretch from Pseudomonas mendocina includes:
- a CDS encoding alpha/beta hydrolase translates to MNNYKSIWKYLFRTPHRLNMVDVNGVSTRYLEAGKPGAPVVILLHGTAGSLENFCANYAAYAEHFHVFGIDMLGCGATDKPDYDYLIPNYAEHVLGFMDAVGVQSASLVGVSLGSWVAAQVAYDAPERVNKLILVAPAGIIVDAEEERRVAEGVRKRRSAAATTPTWETVQAAMSGLMLKPEDLIDDLIAIRLDIYQDPRMQDAMPRLLAFSLGGQDLKPEQWRSLKQPILSIAAVDAPNMFLRNAYAIAETAPNVELLEMTGCDHWAQFEQPDAFNELSINFLKP, encoded by the coding sequence ATGAACAATTACAAAAGCATCTGGAAGTATCTTTTCCGCACCCCTCACCGCCTCAATATGGTTGACGTCAACGGCGTTAGCACACGTTATCTTGAGGCCGGCAAACCCGGCGCACCGGTTGTCATCCTCTTGCACGGCACGGCCGGCAGCCTGGAGAACTTCTGCGCTAACTATGCCGCCTATGCCGAGCACTTCCATGTCTTCGGTATCGACATGCTGGGTTGCGGTGCAACCGACAAGCCCGACTATGACTACCTGATCCCTAATTACGCCGAACACGTCCTAGGCTTTATGGATGCTGTGGGTGTGCAGTCTGCCTCTCTGGTCGGCGTCTCGCTCGGCTCCTGGGTTGCTGCACAGGTGGCTTACGATGCGCCTGAGCGCGTCAACAAACTGATTCTGGTCGCACCGGCCGGCATTATTGTCGATGCCGAAGAGGAGCGCCGCGTGGCTGAAGGCGTGCGTAAACGTCGTAGCGCCGCTGCCACTACCCCAACATGGGAAACCGTGCAGGCGGCCATGAGTGGCCTGATGCTCAAACCAGAAGACCTGATCGACGACCTGATCGCCATCCGCCTGGACATCTACCAAGACCCGCGCATGCAAGACGCGATGCCGCGCCTGCTGGCCTTCAGCCTGGGTGGGCAGGATCTCAAGCCGGAGCAATGGCGCAGCCTGAAGCAACCGATACTGAGTATTGCCGCCGTCGATGCGCCGAACATGTTCCTGCGCAACGCTTACGCCATTGCCGAAACCGCCCCGAATGTCGAACTGCTGGAAATGACCGGCTGTGACCACTGGGCGCAGTTTGAGCAACCCGATGCCTTTAATGAACTGAGCATCAACTTCCTCAAGCCCTAA
- a CDS encoding alpha/beta hydrolase, with amino-acid sequence MTQYQSIWKHLFRTPHQLAWIDVKGVSTRYLEAGKADAPVVILLHGATGSLEYFCANIAALSEHFRVIAVDMMGNGLTEAPDYPYTPSVYRTHVRDFMDAMNIDKASFIGVALGSAIAIHMAHYHPERVNKVVMVSPGAIVVNEEEVGKFISGVKERRGAATENLTWENVEKIVSALFYNPEKSLMPDLVSARLDCYECDNLQTRMANMMSSAQPEQFLTHDQWRALQTPVLVTAAVSIQHMFVDNARKIAELAPNATLIEIPECRIWAHYEQAELFNKAAIEYLSA; translated from the coding sequence ATGACGCAGTACCAAAGCATCTGGAAACACCTGTTCCGCACCCCGCATCAACTGGCCTGGATCGACGTTAAAGGCGTCAGCACCCGCTATCTGGAAGCGGGCAAGGCCGATGCGCCGGTGGTCATCCTGCTGCACGGCGCCACCGGTAGCCTGGAATACTTCTGCGCCAACATTGCCGCCTTGTCCGAGCACTTCCGCGTGATTGCTGTGGACATGATGGGTAACGGCCTGACTGAAGCACCGGATTACCCGTACACCCCAAGCGTATACCGCACCCACGTGCGCGACTTTATGGATGCCATGAATATCGACAAAGCGTCCTTCATTGGTGTGGCGCTCGGTTCTGCGATTGCCATCCACATGGCTCACTATCACCCGGAGCGAGTGAATAAAGTGGTCATGGTGTCCCCTGGCGCCATCGTGGTGAACGAAGAAGAAGTCGGCAAATTCATCTCCGGTGTTAAAGAGCGTCGCGGTGCTGCAACCGAGAACCTGACCTGGGAAAACGTCGAGAAGATTGTTTCTGCGCTGTTCTACAACCCAGAGAAGAGCCTGATGCCTGATCTGGTCAGCGCCCGCCTGGATTGCTATGAGTGCGACAATCTGCAAACACGCATGGCTAACATGATGTCCTCGGCGCAGCCTGAGCAATTCCTCACCCACGATCAGTGGCGCGCCCTGCAAACCCCAGTGTTGGTGACCGCTGCCGTCAGCATTCAGCACATGTTTGTGGATAACGCCCGCAAGATCGCTGAGCTGGCGCCTAACGCCACCCTCATTGAGATTCCTGAGTGCCGCATCTGGGCTCACTACGAACAGGCTGAGCTATTCAACAAAGCCGCCATCGAATACCTCAGCGCCTGA
- the hpaH gene encoding 2-oxo-hepta-3-ene-1,7-dioic acid hydratase has protein sequence MLDQALITELAAELHRAEQERTQTEHFSKRFPEMTIEDGYAISREWVKLKLAEGRVIKGHKIGLTSRAMQISSQINEPDFGTLLDDMFFNQGSDIPVSRFIAPRVEVELAFILAKPLKGPNVTIFDVLAATDYVVPALEIIDSRIEQFDRYTKAPRRVFDTISDNAANAGIVLGGRPVKPDAVDLRWVSALLYKNSVIEESGVAAAVLNHPATGVAWLANKLAPYGEGLEAGQVVLAGSFTRPVGGVAGDHFHADYGPLGSISFRFV, from the coding sequence ATGCTCGACCAAGCCCTGATCACTGAACTGGCCGCTGAACTGCACCGCGCCGAACAAGAGCGCACCCAGACTGAACACTTCTCCAAGCGCTTCCCGGAGATGACCATCGAGGATGGTTACGCCATCTCCCGCGAGTGGGTGAAACTGAAGCTGGCAGAAGGCCGCGTCATTAAAGGCCACAAAATCGGCCTGACCTCCCGCGCCATGCAGATCAGCAGCCAAATCAACGAGCCTGATTTCGGCACCCTGCTGGATGACATGTTCTTCAATCAGGGCAGCGACATTCCGGTGTCCCGTTTCATCGCGCCACGGGTTGAAGTGGAGCTGGCCTTTATTCTGGCCAAGCCGCTGAAAGGCCCAAACGTCACCATCTTTGATGTGCTGGCCGCTACTGACTACGTGGTACCGGCACTGGAGATCATCGACTCGCGTATTGAGCAGTTTGATCGCTACACCAAAGCACCGCGCAGAGTGTTCGACACGATCTCCGACAACGCGGCTAACGCCGGTATCGTCCTCGGTGGCCGTCCGGTTAAGCCAGATGCCGTCGACCTGCGCTGGGTCAGCGCCCTGCTGTACAAAAACTCGGTGATTGAAGAATCCGGCGTTGCCGCAGCCGTGCTTAACCATCCGGCAACGGGTGTGGCTTGGCTGGCGAACAAGCTCGCCCCGTACGGTGAAGGCCTTGAGGCCGGGCAAGTGGTACTGGCCGGTTCCTTCACCCGCCCGGTGGGTGGTGTGGCCGGTGATCACTTCCACGCGGACTACGGCCCGCTGGGCAGTATTTCGTTCCGCTTCGTATAA